GCCTTATAGTCAGCCTCATTCCTAAACTCTACGAAGCCTTCACCAGTTGCTTTCCCATTGGGTCCATAAGCTATATAAATACTATCTTCCACAAtatccaactttttaaaaaaatcaatgacatgTTTGTTTTCTGCTTCAAATGGCAGCCCTTTCAAGTAAACACAAAAACCAGCCTCATGTGGTGATCTTGACCTTGACCTTTTCTGCCCACTGGGCGATTTTGACCTGGGCAGTGTCTGAGGAGGGGGATGGGTTTGTCCAGAAGGTCCCATACTTTGTTTAAAAGTGATATGTCCTCCAGCAGCTACCCACTGTCTCTCTGTGTCAGGGCTAACTTCCACATAGCGTTGAATCATCAGCATTCTGTTTCGTTTCAAAGCTTCAAATGTATCTTGAGGGGAGAGAAACTTAACCAATCCATTCCCATTATTTCGGCCTACATGATCTTTCAATAAATGCACCGCATCAACACGGAGCCCATGGAAAAATTCTCTGACATCATTTTCCATTGCAGAAAAGGGCATTCCATGAACACTGACATACAGATCATCAGGGTTGATGGGAAGAGGCTTCACGCTGCTTTGAGAGTTCATCTGGATAGGGTTTACAGGATTCAATGGACCCAAAAACatagggttcaggttattgtTCAGATTTATAGGTGCTCCAGAGCCATTCATTCCAGCAGGTAAAGGTGCCACGGGTGGCGGATTCAAGGGTGGCATGCCTGACATGGGTGGCAGTGGGGTCATGGGTGGCACAGAAGGGACTGGTGGAATCGGGGGCACAGGAGGCACAGGGGGCAATGTAGGTACTGGAGGAGGAACTGGTATTGGGGGAATGGATGGCATTGGTGGCAAAGATGGCATTGCTGGGATTGGAGGAATAGGTGGTGGTGGGACTGTGTTCATTGGAGAGGCTGTACTTGGAATGGTCGAGCTGAATGTTGGGCTCCCAAAAGAAGCCCCCATACTTGGAGGAGCAGTTCCTATGCTGGCTGTGGAAAATGTCTGTATGTTTTTGTTGCTTTCATGAACAGAAGTGGTAGCAGTAACTACACTTGGTGAAGGATTATTAAAGTTGGGTACTGTTGTAGGCAAGTTTACCCTGCCACTCATTCCTGAGCTAGGTGGTGGTCCTGATCTACTAGCATTTGCTGGTGGTATATCTAGGTTGGCAGTTTCAAACCGCCTACGACTCAGTTCAATCATATTCTGCATTTCCGTTTTACTACTCAACAATAGTGTTACTTTTGACCCTTTAATTGTACCACCTGTGCGCATCATACCAAGCCTTGCATCTTCATCAGTGGCAAAAACGATGAAAGCCTCACCCAGTTCACCCCCTACAATATGCACGCCCCCATCAGGGATGGTCAATCCAGAGAAGAAGTGGCGAATGTCCATGGTCCCCGCCACAATTGGGAGACCTTGCAAACGGATGACCACAGCCATGCTGCGCTGAAACCACACACACCTGATTAAACAAGAGATGTATTTTCTTAACAAGAAGTAGAGGCCAAGTCAATCCTGTGGGCAACCAATTAAAACCAACTTTTAGACGGGGAGAACTTGCGCGGCACCAGAACCCAGACCCGAGTTACCCCCCTCGCGAGTGCCTCCGCCCCGCGGCCGACAGCCCCAGCCCGAACGGCTTCCCGGAGCCCACCGCTGGACTAATATTTTGAGTAAATAAATTGTCTAGTTTGATACTCACAGCCAACTGGAGATGATAGACACCATCATCCGCTTTCTATAGATCATCCAAGAAGAAAGTGGCAGAGCCTAGATTTAGATCTTGGTCAGTCTGACTCCAGAAACCCTGAGAGGTTGACCACGCCACTCTACTGACTCCCAGACTACACTGGAAAGTTGTAAGTGACATTGGCAGTCATCTAATCCAGTTCCCTCTGGAGTGGCCCAAGAATGATGATGGTGTTGAAAGCTGTTATTACTGAGTGTATAGCAGGAACCAGGGAAagtactgtttgtttttttttaaacctgtattATCACTAACCTTGACAATACTCTCAGATGtgtctcattttacaaatgagaaaaatgagggtCAGAGACATTGTGCAGTGGATCTGGTAGTGCCTGTAGAATCAGTGGCAGAACTAACTGGAACTTGAACCTAGCTTAAAATGGAATTTGTAATAACAATTAAACTCATGAAGCtgagaagattaaatgagatcatggaTGTTGAGCGCTTGGCCAATAGTAAGTGCTCAATCAATGGTAGATTCCTTCACCGCTGTTGTCACGGTGGCTACTACATTGGTTAGAAATCTGAtgtactttttaaagatatagaaAGAGCTGGCTCTATGTTTGTGTGTGGATCAGTCGGTTATTTGCACATTGATGGGTAAGAAAATGAGTAGCAAATGGAAACATACTGATCATCTGAACTGATCATTAATTATAACCTCTTCTCATGATTATTAACCCAAAGGCGGAAAAGGCAGTGGACAGATTTGATCTCCACCTTTCCTCTGCCCCTTTGCCAACGAGCAGTGAATAGACTGGGGTGGGCATGCTATGGTTTAGTTAGGCTTCATGTGTTGTATTGTGAAATACTAAGAGGGGGAAAACTTAATCCACCTGTGGTGTTGAGAGGTGGGGCccttgggaggtgattagatAAGTTCATTTGACTGGAGCCCCCATGATTGAATTCTGGTGGCTTTTTAAGAAGAAACTAAACagatggggacacacacacacacacacacacacaccctgactctCACCATGTGACGTTCTGCACCACCTGGGACTCTGCTGAGACAAAGGCCAGATGTGGCCCTGGACCTTGTATCTCTAGAACCATGAACCGGATTAAACCCCCTTTCTTCATAACACAATGCCACACAGACTCCGTAAGTTATcggcaacagaaaatggattgATACAGGCAAGAGGAGAGGTGAGCTGTACTCTCCGCAACTCATCCACCGGAATCATCTAGAAGAGACTTCATGGATAATGACAGCAAGGTGGAAACTGCCTCTGTTTGCTGAGCACCAGTGATAAACCAGGCAGAGGGCTGGGTGCTTCCTCACACTGTGTCCCTGAGATCTCACAGTCTCTAAGGGGAGACGCCACAACTCTCATCTTACATACTAGAAAGCGGGAGCTCGGGAAAAGAAAGTGACTCGCTGGTGTTCAGCTGGTAGGCAGATGTGGGATCTGAACCCCAGTCCATCGAATTCCGACGCTGGGGCTCTTTCAGCTGCAGGACACATGTGAAAGAATCATGAGTCATTGTCATCAGTGAGGTCATGGAAGTCGACCACCTCATCTTACAGgtttggaaactgaggcacaaagtaCCAGGCACTGATACTTTAAACCAAAAGAAATAGAGTCAAGAATTCACAGTTCAGATCATTACTTTCTTAATTACATCTTAGCAGTCTTGATGGATGGGCCTATAGGCTGAGCCAGGGtcagaggcaaagaaaatagaGAGCTATAATTCCCTTACCTGACATGGTAGATACTCTCCATTCagcatattttgtattattttacattttatcttctcAACTAGACTCTAAGCTTCTGAAAGCATATTTCTCTGAATATCCTAAGGTTCAGCTTTCTCCTTCTATACCACTACTTGACCCCAAGCACAGCACAAAAAGTATCACAAAACCCTAGAGCCCTAAGATTGTGGGCATTTAAATTCTTCCCATCCTTCCATCAACAAGTATTTGGACCTCTGCATTCCATGCTAGACTTAGGGACTTGGATGAAGTCTTCAGAGCTCTCTTGGTCTCTCTGGCTCTTGGATGGGCTCTTTCTACTAGCCAAGATGATCACTTGATGCCCATAATTCCCTTTAGCTCCAATAAAAAGAAGCCATTTTTTTCAAGACACAAAATACCCGAAGCAAGCACAGCAAACAGGCAGCTGTGTGTCTCTGATGCGCCTGGCCTGATAAATACTCATACATCCTGTGACTGAAGGGGTGAGATCATCTCCTCCTGAACCAGTGAGATATATCCAGGGACAGCAGGGATCTATGAGCAGAATACTATGAAGGACAAGCAAAAATGTCTGCTAAAATTGTACCTGACTATAGGTCAAGTGCCAATCCTAGGATGCCAAATAAGACATGGGATTTCCTTCACTGCCTCCACCCACTTATGCAAATTACTCCCAGACTGGTGGCAGAGACAGACAAATAAACAGATGCTGCATTGCAACCTTATATGACAGCTgccaggagggagggaagcaTGTGGGCTTGCAAAATGTATTGCTGAGTTCAGGAAGGCCTGCTAGGAGAGGTAAGCCAGGAATCCTGAAAGAGGACTATTTACCAACTATTTGAAGAAGGGAACAGAGGTCCTTCGTAGCAAATAGGAGGACCCATGAAATATTCTTGTCCCAGTCTTGCATTTGATGCTCGGAGCACATGTCCAATATTCCAGCTGCTGATCGTGCCACCTCTGGTAGAGCACTACTGTTGATGCACTTCATCCCTCAGAAGACAGCTTTGCAGACAGGTCTCATTCATTCGACAGTTCTGACTTATGTTGAGCTGAGCCTGCCTGTACAAATCTTGGTTGATTGATTGACAACAATGTGTTTGGTTCAAAATTTGATTTAGTACCGATACCGGAGCCTCTTGCAGCCCAACAAGTTTGGGGGAACCATATGCAGTGGTGATGTCTGGGATCAAGCCAGCTGTTACAATCCCACACCTTGTCTAAGACAAGTACAGTGTGGACAGGATTTCCAGTGCACGGAGACAGGTGAGTAGCACTGGGGTGGGGGATAACAGCTGTGCCTGtcatataaaatatgcaaaacgCTTACCCAGGGAACTTGTTAAAATACAGGCTCCCAGCCCCTTCCCTAGAGGTTGTCATTTTGCTGATTTGGAATggggcccaggaatctgcattttagtcAGGCCAGCAGCCCAAGTAATTTTGATTCAAGTTTGTAGGAACACTAGTTGATTTCTTCAGAAAAGgttcaattcattcattcatccactcattGAATAAGAATTTACAGGGTACATACTTTGTGCCATATTTTGTGAAATACCTGCTATTAATATAGacatgagaaaaataatgtaCTTGAGTTTGAGGTGCTCCTATTCTGTTGGGGAGGGAGATCTCCAAGGAATCAATTGCCACTGTAATGGGTATATGCACACAGTCACCTGGGACTCCCTAGCAGACAGTGTCCAAATCTGCTTTGGGGAATCAGGGAAGGCTTCAAAATGGTTTTGAGCTGAGActtggaaaatgaaatataagcttttaggagaaagaaaatgcaaagacacAGGGATTTAAGAAACCTTGATTGTTTTCAAACATTTGCATGTCAGAGCTTTGGAAAGTGAGACAGATGATGGCCACTGAGGCACAAATAGTAACCAGAAGCCAGACTGTACTGTTTGGAAGAAGAGGAATGGATAGCCACTGCAGATACAGAGCAAGGGGATGATACGGCCAGACTGGCATTTTAGAGAGATTCCCCGGGGTGTTGCAATGCGAAGGCTTAGTTGGAGAGGGAGGCACAGGCAGGCCAGAGCTGGGGGGCTGCAGGTGGGAGCTAGCGAtggggggaggagggcagaggggtaCAGACAGAGGATGGAGCAGATGGGAGGGCTACTTCAGAGGTGGAAATGGCTTGGTGAATTCGAATGTGGGTCATAGGGAGGGGCTCTCAGGAGCATCTTCTCTCTCTCAGGAGCATCTTCCCTCTCTCAGGTCGCTGCCTGAAACGCCATCTCGTGTGTAATGGAGACAGGGACTGCCTTGATGGCTCTGACGAGGACAACTGTGAAGATGTCAGGGCCACAGACAATGACTGCAGCCAGTATGATCCGATtccaggctcagagagggcagCCCTGGGGTGAGTGCCTGCCTCCTGGCTGTTCAGGAGCAGGGAATGATTTCTCTCCTGTCATGAGCATTAGTTTGGGGGGTTCCTCTGAAGTACAGCCTGTGAGTGGTTCTCACTCTTCTCTGAGGTGGCCTGACTCTGTACGTGACTATGCTGTTCCTTCGATTCTCTCAGAGGACCCTCCTTTCCTTCCACTCTCCCACTCTGCTCTCCCTCACCCCCCAACACCAATTCCACTTCCAAGGCCCACTCAGGAAGTGACATCTTATGAAGCCTTCCCTAATGCAAGTGTCCTTCCCAAGAGCCCTGTTCACAACCTGCTTTGCACTGCAGTCGCTTGTGTAAACAGTTAATAGTGTGATATGACGCAAAGAAAACGGGTGAGACACAGAGGGGCTTGGACCCTCCACTTTGACATTGCTGGCTTCAACTCCCAGGTGACAGGGACTTTATCTGTTGAGATTAAATCAGCCTTGATTCTAATTTCTCTCCATGCACCTTATGTTCAGGCTCAGTTTCTTGAACATATCATACTCCCTTTGAACCttaatttggtttcttttttttttttcctgaaatgtccTTCTTCCTATTCTCAACCTAATTCCTTACCTGGTATCATGGACTAACTTATTCTCCACCTCCACAATCCTGCGTGGAAACTACAGCCTCCCAAGGGACTATATTTGGAGCAGGGGTTTTAGGGAGGTGGTTAAGGTTATATGAGGCCATCAGATGGGTTTCTGACCCAAGAAGACTGGTGTGCATATGCAAAACCAGAGCCAAGAAGTGTGTGAGGACAGAGAAAGCAGTTGTCCCTAAGCTAGGAAGTGGCCCTCACCAGAAGGCAAACAGGACACCTTGGTTCTGTACTTTCAGTCTCCAGAATTATGGGAAactaaatttctgatttttaagccACCCATCTGTGCTCCTTTGTTAAGACAAACTAGTGGTACCAGTAAGCTTCACAGTGTGCCTACTTGCCTAAGGTGGCTAAGTCTCCTCCGATTGCTCCAAAGCCTCCTGTATATCCTGCTGTCCCACCACATACCCAGAAGGGCTAGGGAGGTCTGTTGGGGTGTCTGTCTGCCCAGGCTGAGTGCTCTTTGTTATCTCTGGTAACATTTTGTATCGTCAGCTCCTTGCCACTCTGTCTTTGCCCTGGGTCTTGTCCCCTAACTTGAATCTAAGCTCCGAGGGCAGAGGCTGCATGTGACTCATCTttcacctccccagccctgggtcagagCCTGTCTTCTAGAATACCCTCACTGAGTACTGGCTGCACTGAAACATGTCACTATGACCAGCCAGTTCCTTAGAGATAAGGAAATGGGAGGAGATGTAGTGATTGTCACAAGTGACCCAGCCATGTTGCAGTCTGTCTAAGGAGCGGTTTGAGTTCTGTGACAGGCAGCTGTTGCTTATCAGGGATTCCTTGCTATAAGAGATCAACTCACCTACTAGATGGTACTGAAGCCTGCAAGGGCTTATAACACATGAATATGAAAAGATGAGCAAATTCTGTCTTCTTTCAGTTCAGTTATATTGGTTTCCTAGGGTGCCATACAAAATACCTcaggctgggtggcttaaaccacagaaatggattttcttatagttctggaggccagaagcctgagatcaagatgtcagcagggTTGATTTCTCCCaaggcctctctcctgggctcaTTGATGGCCACCCCTCCCTT
This genomic interval from Urocitellus parryii isolate mUroPar1 chromosome 11, mUroPar1.hap1, whole genome shotgun sequence contains the following:
- the LOC144249095 gene encoding LOW QUALITY PROTEIN: RNA-binding protein 12-like (The sequence of the model RefSeq protein was modified relative to this genomic sequence to represent the inferred CDS: inserted 1 base in 1 codon), whose protein sequence is MAVVIRLQGLPIVAGTMDIRHFFSGLTIPDGGVHIVGGELGEAFIVFATDEDARLGMMRTGGTIKGSKVTLLLSSKTEMQNMIELSRRRFETANLDIPPANASRSGPPPSSGMSGRVNLPTTVPNFNNPSPSVVTATTSVHESNKNIQTFSTASIGTAPPSMGASFGSPTFSSTIPSTASPMNTVPPPPIPPIPAMPSLPPMPSIPPIPVPPPVPTLPPVPPVPPIPPVPSVPPMTPLPPMSGMPPLNPPPVAPLPAGMNGSGAPINLNNNLNPMFLGPLNPVNPIQMNSQSSVKPLPINPDDLYVSVHGMPFSAMENDVREFFHGLRVDAVHLLKDHVGRNNGNGLVKFLSPQDTFEALKRNRMLMIQRYVEVSPDTERQWVAAGGHITFKQSMGPSGQTHPPPQTLPRSKSPSGQKRSRSRSPHEAGFCVYLKGLPFEAENKHVIDFFKKLDIVEDSIYIAYGPNGKATGEGFVEFRNEADYKAALCRHKQYMGNRFIQVHPITKKGMLEKIDTIRKRLQNFSYDQREMMLNPEGDVNSAKVCAHITNIPFSITKMDVLQFLEGIPVDENSVHVLVDNNGQGLGQALVQFKXEHLHRKKLNGREAFVHVVTLEDMREIEKNPSAQGKKGLKMPVPGNPAVPGMPSAGMPSAGMPAAGMPTAGMPAAGMPGAGMPAAGMPAAGMPSAGMPAAGMPAAGMPGAAMPAAGIPGAGMPTAGLPGAGLPTAGMPGAGMPSAGGEEHAFLTVGSKEANNGPPFNFPGNFGGSNAFGPPLPPPGLGGAFGDARPGMPSVGNSGLPGLGLEVPGFGGGPNTLSGPSGFGGAPQNFGNGPGSLGGPPGFGSGPPGLGSAPGHLSGPPAFGPGPGPIHIGGPPGFGSSSGKPGPTVIKVQNMPFTVSIDEILDFFYGYQVIPGSVCLKYNEKGMPTGEAMVAFESRDKATAAVIDLNDRPIGSRKVKLVLG